One Candidatus Campbellbacteria bacterium genomic window carries:
- the ruvB gene encoding Holliday junction branch migration DNA helicase RuvB — protein MTSFSDKEKTLTGSSPSKKPAEETPKEIRDVYLDASLRPTHWNEYIGQSQTKDNLHILLSAAKERGHAPEHILFYGPAGLGKTTLAHLIAHELNNAIKITSGPAIERVGDLASVLTNLSPNDILFIDEIHRLNPAIEEVLYPAMESGRLDIIIGKGPSARTVQLDLPPFTLIAATTRIALLSAPLRSRFSGGMFRLEFYTDEEIFSILKRSAKLLGVEADASALKEIAKRSRSTPRTANYLLKRVRDFAQVHKKDVTHEVVLDALTLLGIDECGLTPTDQKLLSLIVDTFNGGPVGLSTLAASLSEDSATIEEVYEPYLMQLGFIERSPRGRIITGKGRAHIGAKPADQESLL, from the coding sequence ATGACATCTTTTTCCGATAAAGAAAAAACTCTAACGGGCTCAAGTCCCTCCAAAAAACCCGCCGAGGAGACCCCAAAAGAAATCCGCGATGTGTATTTGGATGCTTCTCTTCGCCCAACTCACTGGAACGAGTACATCGGACAATCTCAAACAAAAGACAACCTTCATATTTTATTGTCTGCCGCAAAAGAGCGCGGGCATGCACCAGAACATATCCTTTTTTATGGACCGGCGGGTCTTGGAAAGACAACACTTGCACACCTCATTGCTCACGAACTGAACAACGCAATTAAAATTACTTCGGGCCCAGCAATTGAACGCGTTGGTGACCTCGCGTCGGTGCTCACCAATCTTTCACCAAACGATATTTTGTTTATTGATGAAATCCATCGTCTTAATCCTGCAATTGAAGAAGTTCTCTACCCCGCCATGGAGTCGGGGCGTCTCGATATCATCATCGGCAAGGGTCCGTCAGCACGCACGGTGCAATTGGATCTTCCACCATTCACCTTGATTGCCGCAACAACGCGCATTGCACTTCTTTCTGCTCCACTTCGTTCACGTTTTTCTGGAGGAATGTTTCGATTGGAGTTTTATACTGACGAAGAAATTTTTTCTATTCTCAAACGCTCAGCGAAACTGCTTGGCGTAGAGGCCGATGCTTCCGCATTGAAAGAAATTGCAAAACGAAGCCGCTCAACACCACGCACAGCAAACTATTTGCTCAAACGCGTGCGCGATTTTGCACAAGTACACAAAAAAGATGTTACACACGAGGTTGTGCTCGACGCCCTCACACTTCTTGGTATTGATGAGTGCGGACTCACGCCGACAGACCAAAAATTACTTTCACTTATTGTTGACACGTTCAACGGCGGACCCGTCGGACTCTCAACACTTGCAGCTTCTCTGTCAGAAGACTCCGCAACTATTGAAGAAGTGTACGAACCATATCTCATGCAACTTGGTTTTATTGAACGCTCCCCTCGCGGACGTATCATTACAGGTAAAGGACGTGCACATATTGGTGCAAAACCAGCTGATCAAGAGTCACTCCTGTAG
- a CDS encoding GspE/PulE family protein, producing MITFDEDKQNKKFEQLREQEEEDLMHMLSNKYSIPYIDLTSSPINPDALIIIPEKSAREGMIAAFGLTGKALSVAVHAPENPATKTVLAELESRGFTPTLSLTSTHSLAFVWDRYKDLSYTAGSKKGMLDIGSEDMTALVAQVRHLEDIKKLFVEALAMQKTHRISRIIEVLLSSALATKASDIHIEPEEKDVRVRMRVDGVLADVATIDSETYHLVLSRFKLLSTLKLNVQNEAQDGRFSINFKDISIEIRTSILPGQYGESIVMRILNPDSISVSIERLGMRDDLFAIITAAIAKPNGLILTTGPTGSGKTTTLYAFLKKVHTPDIKIITIEDPIEYHLKGVVQTQVDSGHDYTFQSGLRAALRQDPDIIMVGEIRDNETAEIAIHAALTGHLVFSTLHTNSAAGAFTRLIDIGINPRILGSALTLALAQRLVRILCEKCKKEVPLEGVEKEKIDAVLGTVVDTSKIASLQRERVWHAGEGGCEACNGLGYKGRMGLYEGIIVNAAIEDIIESSPSEREIRKAADLQGLLTLAQDGVMKVLEGKTTLEEIERVVDLTTEEKAAPPTPEI from the coding sequence ATGATTACCTTTGACGAAGACAAACAAAATAAAAAGTTCGAGCAACTCCGCGAACAAGAGGAGGAGGATTTGATGCACATGCTTTCAAATAAATATTCTATACCGTACATTGACCTCACCTCTTCTCCAATTAATCCAGACGCGCTTATTATCATTCCAGAAAAATCGGCGCGCGAAGGGATGATTGCTGCGTTTGGACTCACAGGAAAAGCGCTCAGTGTGGCGGTACACGCACCAGAAAATCCAGCAACAAAAACAGTTCTTGCCGAGCTTGAGAGTCGTGGGTTCACTCCGACACTCTCTCTTACCTCAACACACAGCCTTGCATTTGTGTGGGACAGATATAAAGATCTTTCATACACAGCGGGAAGCAAAAAGGGAATGCTCGATATTGGATCTGAAGACATGACCGCGCTTGTTGCACAAGTACGACATCTTGAAGACATCAAAAAACTCTTTGTGGAAGCACTCGCCATGCAAAAGACACACCGTATTTCACGAATTATTGAAGTACTTCTTTCGAGTGCCCTTGCAACAAAAGCATCCGACATCCACATAGAACCCGAGGAAAAAGATGTTCGTGTTCGTATGCGAGTGGACGGTGTGCTCGCCGATGTGGCAACGATTGATTCGGAAACATATCACCTTGTACTTTCACGTTTTAAACTTCTCTCAACCCTCAAGCTCAACGTACAAAACGAGGCACAGGACGGTCGTTTTAGTATCAATTTTAAAGATATCAGTATTGAAATTCGTACATCAATTCTTCCTGGTCAATATGGTGAGTCTATCGTAATGCGTATTTTAAACCCTGACTCAATCTCTGTGTCTATTGAAAGGCTTGGTATGCGCGATGATTTGTTTGCAATTATAACCGCTGCAATTGCCAAACCAAATGGACTTATTCTCACTACTGGTCCAACGGGTTCAGGAAAAACAACGACACTGTACGCATTCCTCAAAAAAGTACACACGCCCGATATCAAAATTATCACCATTGAAGACCCAATCGAGTATCACTTGAAGGGTGTCGTCCAAACGCAGGTTGATAGTGGGCACGATTACACATTTCAAAGCGGACTACGTGCGGCCCTTCGACAAGACCCTGACATCATCATGGTGGGTGAAATTCGAGACAATGAAACTGCGGAAATTGCCATTCACGCCGCACTCACCGGTCACCTTGTGTTCTCAACACTCCACACCAACTCTGCTGCTGGAGCGTTCACACGACTTATCGACATTGGAATCAATCCTCGTATTTTAGGTTCTGCTCTTACACTTGCACTTGCACAACGACTTGTGCGAATACTCTGTGAAAAATGTAAAAAAGAAGTACCTCTCGAGGGTGTTGAAAAAGAAAAAATTGATGCCGTTCTCGGAACCGTTGTTGATACAAGTAAAATAGCAAGCCTACAACGAGAACGTGTGTGGCATGCAGGAGAGGGTGGCTGTGAGGCATGCAACGGCCTTGGATATAAGGGTCGTATGGGTTTGTATGAAGGAATTATCGTGAACGCCGCAATTGAAGACATTATTGAATCCTCACCATCTGAACGTGAAATTAGAAAAGCTGCGGACCTTCAAGGTCTTCTCACACTGGCTCAAGATGGTGTTATGAAAGTCCTTGAAGGCAAAACAACACTTGAGGAAATTGAGCGTGTGGTGGATTTAACAACCGAAGAAAAAGCTGCACCACCAACACCTGAAATCTAA
- the tsaE gene encoding tRNA (adenosine(37)-N6)-threonylcarbamoyltransferase complex ATPase subunit type 1 TsaE: protein MKRVECQSLDEVGKLARAFLGTLVSREDGATLVILKGDLGAGKTAFVKETARLLGITEHVTSPTFVIEKRYTLPSGLLPTTSYFRSLVHIDAYRMESAHELEVLGWQELLKEPKTLVMVEWPERVAESIPEGAHVIECEFVNETTRAFTL from the coding sequence ATGAAAAGGGTGGAATGCCAGTCGCTGGATGAGGTGGGCAAGCTCGCACGAGCTTTTTTGGGTACCCTTGTGTCTAGGGAAGATGGGGCAACACTTGTCATCTTAAAAGGGGATCTTGGTGCGGGTAAAACCGCATTTGTAAAAGAAACGGCGCGATTGCTCGGCATTACGGAACACGTAACAAGTCCGACGTTTGTTATTGAAAAACGCTACACACTTCCTTCCGGCTTACTACCTACTACTTCCTACTTTCGCTCCCTCGTCCACATCGATGCATACAGGATGGAAAGTGCACATGAGCTCGAGGTGCTTGGGTGGCAAGAACTTTTGAAAGAACCAAAAACGCTGGTGATGGTGGAGTGGCCTGAACGAGTTGCAGAAAGTATTCCTGAGGGAGCACACGTTATTGAATGCGAATTTGTAAATGAAACGACACGAGCGTTCACACTATAG
- a CDS encoding DNA polymerase produces MAKKETKKEIKRLVLLDTHAIIHRAYHALPDFASATGEPTGALYGLSAMLLKMVTELKPDYIVAAYDLPKPTYRHEAFAGYKATRVKAEDDLIQQIQRSRDVLEALSIPLYECEGFEADDVLGTIVEQMKKRDDVEIIITSGDMDTLQLVEGNRVRVFTLRKGMHDTILYGEKDVKTRFGFVPKLLPDYKGLRGDPSDNIPGIVGIGEKTATTLVTTFGSLKDIYAALKKDEEKVITSGVTARTIKLLQEGKEDAEFSKMLATIRRDVPISFTLPPKPWKETLDLTVVMKLFTELGFRSLVSRLKEQFGRSEKLFEDTPEPTKEVIPEKDFEEACLGLWLLNSDMTSPSEEDLLAYAKTESLTEARTKILTDVAKEGLTTVLEQIEKPLTPVLKKMTATGIRLDSEYLKELSRDYHSELDALARRIYQHAGGEFNINSPRQLGDVLFEKMGLKGGKKTATGQRSTRESELQKLVDTHPIINEILEHRELQKLLSTYIDAFPSLIGDDGRLHTTFMQTGTTTGRLSSQNPNLQNIPIRTELGRAVRGAFVAEKGYALVAFDYSQIELRIAAIMSRDEKLVKTFHEGGDIHTTVAAEIFNVAPEDVTADMRRTTKVINFGVLYGMGANALAQTAKMPRSDAQKYLAEYEKTFIGLRDYISKAKGEVRKKGYTETLFGRRRRLSAIRSPLPFMQAEAERQAVNAPIQGTSADIIKIAMIRADEHITENKLSEDVRLVLQIHDELIFEVREEKVAEIVPIIKNIMEKALPADKAGGVPILTEASSGKRWSEMKRVSTKSKA; encoded by the coding sequence ATGGCAAAAAAAGAAACAAAAAAAGAAATAAAACGCCTCGTGCTTCTTGATACACACGCAATTATTCACCGCGCCTACCACGCTCTTCCCGACTTTGCATCCGCAACAGGCGAACCAACAGGTGCTTTGTACGGCCTCTCTGCAATGCTTTTGAAAATGGTTACCGAATTGAAACCGGACTACATTGTCGCTGCATATGATTTACCAAAGCCGACGTACCGGCACGAAGCATTTGCTGGATACAAAGCAACGCGCGTGAAGGCAGAAGATGATTTGATACAACAAATACAAAGAAGTCGGGATGTGCTTGAAGCTCTTTCAATACCGTTGTATGAATGTGAAGGATTTGAGGCAGATGATGTGCTCGGCACCATTGTTGAACAGATGAAAAAAAGAGATGATGTTGAAATCATCATTACCTCTGGTGACATGGACACACTCCAACTTGTGGAGGGAAATCGGGTGCGCGTATTCACGCTTCGCAAAGGAATGCACGACACTATTTTGTATGGAGAAAAAGATGTGAAGACTAGATTTGGTTTTGTACCGAAACTTCTCCCTGATTACAAAGGACTCCGAGGCGACCCGTCCGACAACATTCCTGGGATTGTGGGCATTGGTGAGAAGACGGCGACAACACTTGTGACGACATTTGGTTCGCTTAAGGATATCTATGCAGCTCTCAAAAAAGACGAGGAGAAAGTTATCACTTCTGGTGTAACCGCGCGCACTATAAAACTGTTACAAGAAGGGAAAGAAGACGCTGAATTCTCAAAGATGTTGGCAACAATTCGTCGGGATGTTCCCATCTCATTTACACTGCCACCAAAACCATGGAAAGAGACTCTTGACCTCACCGTTGTCATGAAACTGTTTACCGAACTCGGATTTCGCTCGCTGGTCTCTCGACTCAAAGAGCAATTTGGTCGAAGTGAAAAACTTTTTGAAGACACACCAGAACCAACAAAGGAAGTAATTCCTGAAAAAGATTTTGAGGAAGCGTGTCTAGGTTTGTGGTTACTTAATTCAGATATGACATCACCATCTGAAGAAGACCTGCTTGCATATGCAAAAACTGAATCACTTACCGAAGCACGTACAAAAATTCTTACAGATGTTGCAAAGGAAGGGCTCACTACTGTACTTGAGCAGATTGAAAAACCCCTCACACCCGTTCTTAAAAAAATGACGGCAACAGGTATTCGGCTTGATAGTGAGTATCTCAAAGAATTGTCGCGCGATTACCACAGCGAATTGGATGCGCTTGCACGACGTATTTATCAACATGCGGGAGGTGAGTTTAATATCAATTCACCACGCCAACTCGGAGATGTGCTTTTTGAAAAAATGGGATTGAAGGGTGGTAAAAAAACCGCCACAGGACAACGCTCAACGCGTGAATCAGAATTACAAAAACTTGTTGATACTCATCCGATTATTAATGAAATTTTGGAGCATCGTGAATTGCAAAAACTACTTTCCACTTACATTGACGCATTTCCATCTCTGATTGGCGACGACGGACGTTTACACACAACATTTATGCAGACGGGCACAACAACAGGGCGATTGTCGTCTCAAAATCCAAACTTGCAAAATATTCCAATTCGAACAGAACTTGGGCGTGCGGTACGCGGAGCATTTGTTGCAGAAAAAGGATACGCACTCGTTGCGTTTGATTATTCACAAATTGAATTACGTATTGCGGCGATTATGTCTCGCGATGAAAAGCTAGTGAAGACGTTTCACGAAGGAGGGGACATTCACACAACGGTTGCCGCAGAAATATTTAACGTTGCCCCAGAAGATGTAACTGCCGACATGCGACGAACAACAAAGGTTATTAACTTTGGCGTGCTCTATGGTATGGGCGCGAATGCTCTTGCACAGACAGCAAAAATGCCCCGAAGTGATGCCCAAAAATATCTTGCTGAATACGAAAAAACATTTATTGGTTTACGTGATTATATTTCTAAGGCAAAAGGCGAGGTTCGCAAAAAGGGGTATACGGAAACACTTTTTGGTCGTCGTCGACGGCTCTCCGCTATTCGTTCGCCGTTGCCATTTATGCAAGCCGAAGCGGAACGTCAGGCGGTCAATGCGCCCATTCAAGGTACGTCAGCAGATATCATAAAAATTGCCATGATTCGTGCGGACGAACACATAACAGAGAACAAGCTTTCTGAAGACGTTCGTTTGGTGTTACAAATTCATGACGAATTGATATTTGAAGTGCGCGAAGAAAAAGTTGCCGAGATTGTTCCTATTATTAAAAATATTATGGAGAAAGCCTTACCCGCGGATAAGGCAGGTGGAGTACCCATTCTTACCGAAGCCTCATCAGGAAAGAGGTGGAGTGAGATGAAAAGGGTAAGCACAAAATCCAAAGCATAA